One window from the genome of Malus domestica chromosome 01, GDT2T_hap1 encodes:
- the LOC103455369 gene encoding pentatricopeptide repeat-containing protein At4g39530 produces MRNFALHHYLSRRRNSHKTLNASTLAALPVPPPPPPPPPPPPPTFPIRTKRRALLDLLQPRDHSDKPIFYYNAIHAQILLSGFRDDVFLANLLLHSYAKSGSVIYARKLFDKMPERNSVTWSSMVSMYTKHGNYEQALLMFSDFCRNSDGHPNEYTLASVIRACTQLGGIDQGAQVHGFVVKTGFYQDVYVATSLVDFYVKNGHIDEADLIFEGLNVKSAVTWTIMIAGYAKCGESEVSLKLFYQMRDTDVLPDKYVLSSVLTACSALKFIGGGKQIHAYVLRRGTVMDVSVVNVLVDFYTKCGEVEAAKKLFDMIVVKDLISWTTMIAGYMQNSFEREAVKLFSEMAGLGWKPDGFACSSILTSCGSLDALNQGREVHAYAIRVHLVYEAYVKNSLIDMYAKCDSLTDARRVFDSMTDHNVVSYNTMIEGYSRQDKLSEALHLFNELRLRSFQPSLLTFVSLLGISAALFTLQLSKQIHGLITKYGYCLDVFSGSGLIDVYSKCSGIRDARLVFDEMYEKDIVVWNAMFCGYTQQMESEEALRLYTELQLSRQNPNEFTFAALISAASNLASMQHGQQFHNQLIKMGLDSDLFVTNALVDMYSKCGSIEEACKIFNSKVWSDVACWNSIISTYAQHGEAEEALLMFARMMKEGIKPNYITFVGVLSACSHAGLVEDGLRHFESMPQFGIDPGTEHYACIVTLLGRAGKLFEAKEFIEKMPVKPAAIVWRSLLSACTAAGNVELGTYAAEMAIWNDPVDSGSYILLSNIYASRGMWADVKAVREKMDNDGVVKETGCSWVEVNNEVHTFAARDRTHREADLIFSILDNLILQIKGVGYVPDITTLVMND; encoded by the coding sequence ATGAGAAACTTTGCACTTCACCACTACCTAAGTAGGCGACGAAATTCTCACAAAACCCTCAACGCATCCACTTTAGCAGCATTACCAgtacctcctcctcctcctcctcctcctcctcctcctcctcctaccTTTCCAATTCGAACCAAAAGGCGCGCTTTACTCGACCTCTTACAACCACGCGACCACTCCGACAAACCCATTTTCTACTACAACGCAATTCATGCCCAGATTCTCCTCTCCGGCTTTCGAGACGATGTTTTTCTTGCTAATCTTCTCTTGCACTCCTATGCCAAATCTGGCTCTGTTATTTACGCGCGGAAACTGTTTGATAAAATGCCTGAAAGGAACTCGGTTACTTGGTCTTCCATGGTTTCTATGTATACCAAGCATGGTAATTATGAACAAGCATTGCTTATGTTTTCGGACTTCTGCAGGAATTCCGATGGGCACCCGAATGAGTATACGTTGGCCAGTGTTATCCGCGCTTGTACGCAGTTGGGAGGGATTGATCAAGGTGCCCAAGTGCATGGTTTTGTTGTCAAGACTGGTTTTTATCAGGATGTTTATGTGGCTACTTCTTTAGTCGATTTTTACGTCAAAAATGGCCATATAGATGAAGCTGACCTGATTTTTGAGGGTTTGAACGTGAAAAGTGCAGTTACTTGGACCATAATGATAGCAGGGTATGCAAAATGTGGAGAAAGTGAAGTGTCCTTGAAATTGTTTTACCAAATGAGAGACACCGATGTTCTTCCTGACAAATATGTTCTGTCTAGTGTCCTGACTGCATGTTCTGCGCTCAAATTCATTGGAGGCGGCAAGCAAATCCATGCTTATGTGCTTAGAAGGGGAACCGTAATGGACGTTTCAGTGGTTAATGTGCTTGTAGATTTTTATACCAAGTGCGGTGAAGTGGAGGCAGCAAAGAAGTTATTCGATATGATTGTAGTCAAGGACCTCATTTCGTGGACCACGATGATAGCCGGGTACATGCAGAATTCATTTGAGCGGGAGGCTGTTAAGTTATTTTCTGAAATGGCCGGATTGGGTTGGAAGCCGGATGGATTTGCATGCAGTAGCATTCTTACTTCGTGTGGTTCACTTGACGCTCTTAATCAGGGGAGAGAAGTCCATGCGTATGCTATTAGAGTCCATCTTGTTTATGAAGCTTATGTGAAGAATAGTTTGattgatatgtatgcaaaatgtgATTCCCTTACTGATGCAAGAAGAGTATTTGATTCAATGACTGATCATAATGTTGTGTCTTACAATACGATGATCGAAGGATACTCAAGACAGGATAAGCTGTCTGAAGCGCTGCATCTTTTCAATGAGCTTAGACTTAGATCGTTCCAGCCGAGTCTCTTGACGTTCGTCAGCCTTCTTGGTATCTCAGCTGCTTTATTCACGTTGCAGTTGAGCAAGCAAATCCATGGTTTGATCACCAAATATGGGTACTGTTTGGATGTATTTTCTGGCAGTGGTCTGATAGATGTTTATTCAAAGTGCTCAGGTATTAGAGATGCTAGACTTGTATTCGATGAGATGTATGAGAAAGACATTGTAGTGTGGAATGCGATGTTTTGCGGATACACGCAACAGATGGAAAGTGAAGAGGCTCTTAGACTGTACACAGAATTACAATTATCGAGACAAAATCCTAATGAATTTACTTTTGCAGCCCTAATCTCAGCAGCCAGTAACCTGGCAAGTATGCAGCATGGCCAACAGTTCCATAACCAGCTCATTAAGATGGGTCTTGACAGTGATCTGTTCGTCACAAATGCCCTTGTGGATATGTATTCCAAGTGTGGAAGCATTGAAGAGGCTTGCAAAATATTTAATTCAAAAGTTTGGAGTGACGTTGCCTGTTGGAATTCCATAATATCAACATATGCTCAACATGGAGAAGCAGAAGAAGCCCTTCTGATGTTTGCAAGAATGATGAAGGAGGGAATAAAACCCAACTATATCACATTTGTGGGTGTGTTATCAGCTTGTAGCCATGCTGGCCTTGTGGAAGATGGACTTCGCCACTTTGAATCAATGCCTCAGTTTGGGATTGATCCAGGAACTGAACATTATGCTTGCATAGTGACTCTCCTCGGTCGTGCTGGCAAATTATTTGAAGCTAAGGAATTCATTGAGAAAATGCCGGTAAAACCAGCAGCAATTGTATGGAGGAGCTTGCTCAGCGCGTGCACTGCTGCCGGTAATGTTGAATTGGGAACATATGCAGCAGAGATGGCAATTTGGAATGATCCAGTGGATAGTGGATCATATATCTTACTTTCAAATATTTATGCATCCAGAGGTATGTGGGCTGATGTCAAGGCGGTGAGGGAAAAAATGGACAATGATGGGGTGGTGAAAGAAACCGGCTGTAGTTGGGTTGAAGTGAATAATGAAGTTCATACATTTGCTGCAAGAGATAGAACACATCGTGAGGCAGATCTAATTTTTTCAATTCTAGACAATTTGATTCTGCAGATTAAGGGTGTTGGTTATGTGCCTGATATTACGACACTTGTGATGAATGACTGA